One Desulfosoma caldarium DNA segment encodes these proteins:
- the argC gene encoding N-acetyl-gamma-glutamyl-phosphate reductase encodes MVPVSIAGASGYTGFELIRLLSGHPRVRISAITSRANQGESLSDVYPAVRGHCDLRFEDTDPDVLTRGAQLVFTALPHQAAMDIIPSLLDRGIRVVDLSADFRFRDASVYEAWYQKHSAPHLLGEAVYGLPELHRERIANARLVGNPGCYSTSVILGCAPLLQAKLIVAESIIADAKSGVSGAGRGLSLTTHYCEVNDGFRAYKVAEHRHTPEIEQELSFLAGKPVRINFTPHLVPMSRGILSTIYAQLEPGVNEQHVAEAFHAFYASARFVRLCPSGHFPTTLQVRGSNYCDLAWKVDSRTGRVIVISVIDNLTRGASGQAVCNMNLMLGFPEDCGLEAAPWQP; translated from the coding sequence ATGGTTCCAGTGTCCATTGCCGGCGCGTCGGGGTATACGGGCTTTGAGTTGATTCGGCTTTTGAGCGGGCATCCTCGAGTGCGGATAAGCGCAATCACGTCGCGAGCCAATCAGGGGGAGAGCCTCTCCGACGTGTATCCGGCCGTGCGCGGCCACTGTGACTTGCGTTTTGAAGACACAGACCCTGACGTGTTGACTCGAGGGGCGCAGCTGGTCTTTACTGCCCTGCCCCACCAAGCGGCCATGGACATCATTCCATCTCTGTTGGATCGCGGGATCAGGGTGGTGGACCTGAGTGCGGATTTTCGGTTTCGAGATGCTTCCGTCTATGAAGCCTGGTATCAAAAGCACAGTGCGCCTCACCTGTTGGGCGAAGCCGTCTATGGCCTTCCAGAACTGCATCGTGAAAGGATCGCAAACGCGCGCCTGGTGGGCAACCCTGGATGTTATTCCACGAGCGTCATTCTTGGCTGCGCTCCGCTTCTTCAAGCAAAACTCATCGTGGCGGAAAGCATTATCGCCGATGCCAAGTCGGGAGTGAGTGGAGCCGGTCGAGGTTTGTCTCTCACGACCCATTATTGTGAAGTTAACGACGGGTTTCGTGCCTACAAGGTGGCCGAACACCGCCACACGCCCGAAATAGAACAGGAACTGAGTTTTCTGGCAGGAAAACCCGTGCGCATCAACTTCACGCCGCACCTTGTACCCATGAGTCGCGGGATTCTGAGCACCATTTACGCGCAGTTGGAACCGGGCGTCAATGAACAGCACGTGGCGGAAGCTTTTCACGCATTTTATGCGTCGGCCCGCTTTGTGCGACTCTGCCCTTCGGGCCATTTTCCCACAACGCTCCAAGTCCGTGGCAGTAATTACTGCGATCTGGCCTGGAAGGTGGATTCTCGCACGGGCCGTGTTATCGTCATTTCCGTCATCGACAACCTGACACGCGGCGCTTCGGGCCAAGCCGTGTGCAACATGAACCTCATGCTCGGCTTTCCGGAAGACTGCGGGTTGGAAGCCGCCCCATGGCAGCCGTGA
- the rplM gene encoding 50S ribosomal protein L13, which yields MKTTSAKFDPNGRKWIVVDADGQILGRLASEIAVRLRGKHLPTFTPHVDTGDFVVVINAAKVRLTGRKWEQKKYYRHSGYPGGLKVTTAKKLNQEHPERLIKYAVRGMLPKNRLGRKLLKKLKVYSGAEHPHEAQQPTALKLGSRE from the coding sequence ATGAAAACGACGAGTGCCAAGTTCGATCCCAATGGAAGAAAATGGATTGTGGTGGACGCTGACGGCCAGATCCTCGGCCGACTGGCCAGTGAAATTGCCGTGAGGCTTCGAGGTAAGCATCTGCCGACCTTCACTCCCCATGTGGATACGGGCGATTTCGTGGTGGTCATTAACGCCGCCAAGGTACGTTTGACCGGCCGCAAGTGGGAGCAAAAAAAATACTATCGGCATTCCGGATACCCTGGAGGCCTCAAGGTCACGACGGCCAAGAAGCTGAACCAAGAACATCCCGAACGGCTCATTAAGTATGCCGTTCGAGGCATGTTGCCCAAGAATCGCCTCGGCCGCAAGCTTCTCAAGAAACTGAAAGTCTACAGTGGCGCCGAGCATCCTCATGAGGCCCAGCAACCCACTGCCCTGAAACTGGGCAGCCGCGAGTAG
- the rpsI gene encoding 30S ribosomal protein S9 codes for MAEQSFYATGKRKTAVARVWLKPGTGRIVINNKPIDEYIVRETSKMVIHQPLMLTGTFGKLDVFVNVRGGGLSGQAGAIKHGISRALIEFNPEFRQVLKRAGLITRDARIKERKKYGQRGARARFQYSKR; via the coding sequence ATGGCGGAACAGAGTTTTTATGCGACGGGAAAGCGTAAAACGGCGGTCGCTCGAGTCTGGCTCAAACCCGGGACCGGTCGCATCGTGATCAACAACAAGCCCATTGACGAATACATTGTACGCGAAACCAGCAAGATGGTCATTCATCAGCCCTTGATGCTTACGGGCACCTTTGGCAAGCTGGATGTGTTTGTCAATGTGAGGGGCGGTGGCTTGAGCGGTCAGGCTGGGGCCATCAAGCACGGCATCTCCAGGGCGCTCATTGAGTTCAACCCCGAGTTCCGCCAGGTCCTGAAGCGCGCCGGGTTGATCACTCGGGATGCCCGCATTAAGGAACGAAAGAAATACGGCCAGCGCGGCGCACGGGCTCGATTCCAATACTCCAAGCGGTAA